CCCGGACGTGATCCTCTCTCTGTGCGAAGAGGTCCAAGAGGCGGCGGGGAGGGCCGCGTTGACCGAGGCCAAGCGGGTTGAGATCCAAAAGGCCAACGAGGCCATGGCCTCTGAAGGCCTACGCGTCCTCGCCGTGGCCTACCGGCCACTCCCTGACCTCCCCGAGGAGGTCAATCCGGAGACGGTCGAGACGCGGCTCGTGTTCCTCGGCCTCCTTGGGATGCAGGACCCGCCCCGGCCCGAGGTCGCTGCCGCGATCGAGAAGGCCCGCCAGGCCGGGCTGCGCACGATCATGATCACCGGGGACCACGTCGCCACCGCAGAGGCGATCGCAAGGCAGATTGGGCTCCTGCGCCCGAACGGCCGCGTGGTGTCCGGGGCCGAGCTCGATCGGATGGTGGAGGGGGAGTTGGCCCTCCAAATCGACGAGATCGACGTGTTCGCCCGCGTCTCCCCCCACCACAAGGTTCGGATCGTGGACGCGCTGCGGGCTCGGGGGGACATCGTGGCCATGACCGGGGATGGCGTGAACGACGCCCCGGCCCTGCGCCGAGCGGACATCGGGATCGCCATGGGCATCGCCGGCACCGACGTCGCCAAGCACACCGCGGACATGGTCCTCACCGATGACAACTACGCCTCCATCGTCGCCGCGGTGGAGCAGGGGCGGATCATCTACGCCAACATCCGCAAGACCGTGTACTACCTCCTGTCCTGCAACTTCGCGGAGATCGCCATCATCTTCGGGGCAATCCTCGTCGGGTGGCCGGCGCCTCTCACCGCGATCCAGCTCCTGTGGTTGAACCTCGTGAGCGACGGGGCTCCGGCGCTGGCGTTGGGACTGGAGAAGGGCGAGCCGGACATCATGAACCGGCCGCCGCGCTCCCCGAAGGAGCGGATCATCAATCGGGACATGGCGGTGGGAATCCTGTTCCAGTCCGGGGCGCTCACCGCCGCCGTGCTTGGGGCCTACGCCCTCACCCTCCACGGGAAGTACGCGGCCGAGGCGGACACGCTGGCGTTCACGACCTTGGTCCTGGCCGAGCTCGCGAGGGCCTACACCGCCCGCTCGGAGAACGTGCCGCTCCACAGGATCGGGTTCTTCTCCAACCGCTGGATGCAGTGGGCGGTACTGACGTCGTTCCTGCTTTTGATGCTCGTGGTGTATGTCCCGTTCCTGCAGCCGATGTTCAACACCGTGACCCTGGAACCGGGGACGTGGGCGATGGTCCTGCCCTTGATCTTCGTGACCGCGTTGGTGGTCGAGGTGCGGAAGCTGTGGCGTGAATGGCGGGCCAAACGGTGAGCGCCTGTGATTCCGCTCCGCGGTTACCGCGGCTGGGAAGCGGAGAGGTCCCGTTCCATCAACCACGCGTCCCCGCCGTCCTCGTAGTACAAGGGGGCGCAGCCGGTCTCGCGAAACCCGTGACGCCGGTAGAACGCGCGCGCCTCCGGGTTGTCGAACCTCACCTCCAGGCGCAGGGTCCTGATCCCCTGTTCTCGGGCGATCCGGATGAGCTCGTCGAGGAGGGCGGTGGCGACGCCCCTCCGACGGTGGGCCGGGTCCACCGCGAGGTCGTGGATGTGAACCACCGGGTTTCCCTGCGGATCATCCTCGACCACGGCGATGAGAAACCCCAGAACCTCTTCCGCCTCGCTCACGAGAACGATGCTGTCCACATCGTCGAAGTACGGGCAAAAGAACTCCTCTGGCCATGGATCGGGGAAGCTCACCGCCTCGATGGCCAAGATTCGCCCCAGGTCCTCCGTGCTCGCCCGACGGATCCGCATCGTCCCGCTTCAGGTTTGCTTCCAGAACTGCCAGAACTTGCGGGGCACCAAGTCCGCCCGGACCTGCCCGTTCTCCAGCGCAAGGTACGCAAGGTAGAAGTCCATCACCTGCGCCTTCCCGGTCCGCACGTCGGTCACCGTGCACGTGGCGCTGAGCCGTCCTAGGACGCGGCCCTGCTCGATGAGGAGCTCGACCCGGTCGACCCGCACGTCCTTGATCGTCAGCACCGCGTCGGCGGCGGTGGGGTCGCCGACGATGGCCACCGTCTCCACCCCGGCCAGCGGGTCTCCGGCCGGCCACAGGATCACCAGGAGCAAGGCTGTTACCACGGTCCCGACTGCTGTTCCAATGTACGCTTTCTTTCGCATCGGTCCATCCTTCCGCGCGTGCCTAAAGCGGCCGCCCTAGGCCCCGTCCGCCGGCGGCGTTCTTCCTCGGCCGGTTCGAGGGAGGAACCACAGATCTCGGGCCGACCTCGCTCGCCTATTGTACCGGACCATCGCGGCCCCCTCCGGGGGCAACGCCGCTGCCGGCTTGATCCGGAGGGCCTCGCGTGGGTGGCCGGGGTGGCCAAGGAGCGGCCAGACCTCGCGGTACAATCGAGGGGCAGATGAAGGCGTTGGTGACCGGAGGGACCGGGTTCATCGGGGCGAACGTGGTCCGGGTGCTGTTGGACCGAGGGTACCAGGTCCGGGCCCTCGTCCGCCCCAACTCCGACCGGCGGAACCTGGCCGGGCTTCCGGTGGAGCTGGTGGAGGGCGACGTCCGCGACATCGGTTCGGTGCGAACGGCCGTCGCCGGCTGCAAGCTCGTGTTCCACGCCGCCGCCCTGTACTCGTTCTGGGTCCGCCCACGCCGGCTCATCTACCAGATCAACGTGGACGGGACGCGGAACGTCCTCCAGGCGGCGTTGGAAGCGGCGGTGGAGCGGGTGGTGTACACGAGCTCGGTGGCTGCCCTCGGCCTGCGCGGGGACCGCCGGCCGGCGGACGAGGAGACGCCGGTGGACCCGCGGACGATCGCGAGCGACTACAAGCGCAGCAAGTACCTGGCCGAGCAGGTGGCGCTCGCGTTCGCCCGCGAGCGAGGATTGCCGGTGGTGATCGTCAACCCTAGCTTCCCCGTGGGCCCGTACGACGTCAAGCCTACCCCCACCGGGCAGGTGGTCCGCGATTCTCTGCGCCGGCGAATGCCGGCCTACATGGACACGGGGATGAACGTGGTGGCGGTGGAGGATGTGGCGGTCGGGCACGTGCTCGCCGCGGAGCGGGGGAGGGTCGGGGAGCGGTACATCCTGGGCGGGGAGAACTTGACGATGCGGGAACTGCTGCAGCTTCTCGCGGAGATCACCGGCCTTCCCGCGCCGCGGGTCCGGCTCCCATACCACCCGGTGTTGGCGTTGTCCTACCTGAACGCCGGGATCTGCGCCCTGACCGGGGGCGTCCCCCGGATGACCCCGGACACGATCCGCATGTCCCGCCACCACATGTTCTTCGATCCGGGGAAGGCGGTGCGGGAGCTGGGCTTCCCTCAAACCCCGGCCCGGGAGGCCCTGCGCCAGGCCGTGGACTGGTTTCGCGCCGTGGATGGCCTTGACCTCGCCCGGATGAAGGGCTGATCATTCATCCAAAGGGGGTTATGTTGGGCAGGCTTGGGCTTTGTTCGTGGGGGTTCTTGATTTTGTTGGGTTCCTTGTGCGGCAGCGCTCTCGTGGCGCACGCCGCCCGTGAGCCGATGGCGCTCGTCGCCGAGGCGGATCGTCTCTACGACCGCTGGAGCCAGGCGTTCGCGTTCGCCGCCTACGAGGCCCGGCTGAGGGGGGCAATCGCGCTGTGGGAGGAGGCCCTCCCCCTCATCCCGCCTGACCAGGTGCCGACGCGGACCCAGGTGTTGAACCGGCTCGCCCAGGCCTACTTTGAGCTGGCCGAAGGCTACCTGACCGGGGACAAGGAGAAGGAACAGGCCTACGACAAGGGCAAGGGCTACGCCCTGGCGAGCCTGCGCCTGGACCCGGAGTTCGTGCGGGTGGAGCAAGACCAGGGGTTCCGCGCCGCCCTGGGCGCGGCGCGGGACGTGGCCGCCATCTTCTGGTATGGGAACAACCTCGGGCGCTGGATGAGCTACCACTACTGGACGGCCCTCACCGGTGGAACCCGGGACGTGCTGGCCGCGTTCACCCGGGCGGCGGAGCTGGACGAGGCGTACTGGGGCGGTGGACCGCAGCGGGCCCTCGCCAACTTCTTTGCTCAAACCCCGGGGTTCCTGGGTGGGGACATGGAGCGGTCTCAGGCGTGTTTCATCCGGGCGATCGAGGTGGGGCCGGAGTTCATCCAAAATTACGTGGACTACGCGGAGCTCTACGCCAAGGCCCGCGGGGATCAGGCCTTGTTCTGTCGGCTCTTGCGCACCGCCCTGGACCAGGCCGCCGATCCGGCGGTGATGGGGAAGTGGCCGTTCTACAACTGGATGGCGGTGGAGCGGGCCCGCGCGCTCCTCGCCCCAGGGCGCGGCGGAAGCCCCCCTTGTGGGTAACCCGGATTACCGTCGATCTAGGCCTGAACTATTGACAGGGCACGGGTAGGGGTATATAATGCTTCCGCCCGTAAAGATAATGGAAACTACGGGTAAGGAGGCGAAACCAGGCAGCTAGCGCTCGGAAGAGGTTGGCCTTCCGACAAGGGCAAACCCACGGCGACGTGGGGGCGCAAAGCCGCGGATCCCTCGGGGATGGCCGGGCTGCCGAAGAATGGCCAGAAA
The DNA window shown above is from Candidatus Acetothermia bacterium and carries:
- the rimI gene encoding ribosomal protein S18-alanine N-acetyltransferase, whose protein sequence is MRIRRASTEDLGRILAIEAVSFPDPWPEEFFCPYFDDVDSIVLVSEAEEVLGFLIAVVEDDPQGNPVVHIHDLAVDPAHRRRGVATALLDELIRIAREQGIRTLRLEVRFDNPEARAFYRRHGFRETGCAPLYYEDGGDAWLMERDLSASQPR
- a CDS encoding TRAP transporter TatT component family protein, with translation MCGSALVAHAAREPMALVAEADRLYDRWSQAFAFAAYEARLRGAIALWEEALPLIPPDQVPTRTQVLNRLAQAYFELAEGYLTGDKEKEQAYDKGKGYALASLRLDPEFVRVEQDQGFRAALGAARDVAAIFWYGNNLGRWMSYHYWTALTGGTRDVLAAFTRAAELDEAYWGGGPQRALANFFAQTPGFLGGDMERSQACFIRAIEVGPEFIQNYVDYAELYAKARGDQALFCRLLRTALDQAADPAVMGKWPFYNWMAVERARALLAPGRGGSPPCG
- a CDS encoding NAD-dependent epimerase/dehydratase family protein, with amino-acid sequence MKALVTGGTGFIGANVVRVLLDRGYQVRALVRPNSDRRNLAGLPVELVEGDVRDIGSVRTAVAGCKLVFHAAALYSFWVRPRRLIYQINVDGTRNVLQAALEAAVERVVYTSSVAALGLRGDRRPADEETPVDPRTIASDYKRSKYLAEQVALAFARERGLPVVIVNPSFPVGPYDVKPTPTGQVVRDSLRRRMPAYMDTGMNVVAVEDVAVGHVLAAERGRVGERYILGGENLTMRELLQLLAEITGLPAPRVRLPYHPVLALSYLNAGICALTGGVPRMTPDTIRMSRHHMFFDPGKAVRELGFPQTPAREALRQAVDWFRAVDGLDLARMKG